One Danio rerio strain Tuebingen ecotype United States chromosome 22, GRCz12tu, whole genome shotgun sequence genomic window carries:
- the si:dkey-21e2.10 gene encoding duodenase-1 — translation MTIISLLLLVSLVPHLTFTARVGIQDGTEAKPHSRPYMVSLQFYKLHMCGGSLITEEFVLTAAHCWEEDDVLTVVTGAHDLRKKAINNVYKVKSYIPHPDFNSKTLENDIMLLQLKTKVRLSNNVGLISLPKDGEDVKADTLCSVAGWGDLWSKGPETDRLREAETVIVNNAECERRWESDYVASKMICVYGHGGTCSGDSGGPLVCGDTVVGITSFGEPYLCNSRLFPDVHTRISAYLPWIHNITGKV, via the exons ATGACCATCATCTCTCTGCTCCTGCTGGTTTCACTGGTGCCACACCTGACCTTCACTG CTCGTGTAGGTATACAGGACGGCACTGAAGCAAAACCTCACTCCAGACCTTACATGGTTTCTCTTCAATTTTATAAGCTGCATATGTGTGGTGGATCCCTCATTACTGAAGAGTTTGTCTTGACTGCTGCACATTGCTGGGAAGA AGATGATGTCCTCACGGTTGTGACTGGTGCTCATGATTTGCGTAAAAAAGCAATTAACAACGTCTATAAAGTGAAATCCTACATCCCGCATCCAGACTTTAATTCTAAAACTCTTGAGAATGACATCATGCTTTTGCAG CTAAAGACAAAAGTCAGACTGAGCAACAATGTTGGACTGATATCATTACCAAAGGATGGAGAAGATGTTAAAGCAGATACTCTCTGTAGTGTTGCTGGCTGGGGGGATCTGTGGAGTAAAGGCCCAGAGACTGATCGTCTAAGAGAGGCAGAGACAGTTATAGTGAATAATGCAGAGTGTGAACGCAGATGGGAATCTGATTATGTGGCCTCTAAGATGATCTGTGTTTATGGTCATGGTGGAACCTGCAGT GGTGATTCAGGAGGTCCTTTGGTTTGTGGAGACACTGTTGTTGGTATCACTTCTTTTGGTGAACCTTATCTCTGCAATTCACGTTTGTTTCCTGATGTGCATACTAGGATTTCAGCATATCTTCCATGGATCCACAACATAACTGGAAAGGTTTAG